A DNA window from uncultured Methanoregula sp. contains the following coding sequences:
- a CDS encoding DUF86 domain-containing protein codes for MKDETVYLRHILDEIAFLEKIAKDRTLKDLIEDDYFSHAVRSAVEIIGEAANNVPLFIKSEYPDVPWKEMAALRNRVIHGYFRIDYSIVWNVIVHDLPDVEPKIAAILQKIDQKS; via the coding sequence TTGAAGGATGAGACGGTCTATCTCCGGCACATTCTCGATGAAATTGCATTCCTGGAAAAGATAGCGAAAGACCGGACCCTGAAGGATCTTATCGAAGACGATTATTTCAGCCATGCCGTCCGGAGTGCGGTTGAGATTATCGGTGAAGCCGCAAACAATGTCCCGCTCTTTATAAAATCCGAATACCCGGATGTTCCCTGGAAGGAGATGGCCGCCCTCCGAAACCGGGTTATTCACGGCTATTTCCGAATCGATTATTCGATTGTCTGGAACGTGATTGTCCATGACCTTCCGGATGTTGAGCCAAAAATTGCGGCCATTCTGCAAAAAATTGACCAGAAATCCTGA